A stretch of Clostridia bacterium DNA encodes these proteins:
- a CDS encoding YgeY family selenium metabolism-linked hydrolase, whose protein sequence is MAMSIDYKKILELSEGYKEDMTQFLRDMIAIPSESCDEEKVVKRIAEEMEKVGFDKVEIDPMGNVLGYIGHGPHLVALDAHIDTVGIGEIKNWECDPYEGKVVGDEIWGRGGSDQEGGMASMVYAGKIIKDLGLEDEYTLLVAGTVQEEDCDGLCWLYMIEQGGIKPEFVVSTEPTSCRIYRGHRGRMEIKVEVTGISCHGSAPERGDNAIYKMAPIINELRALNENLHYDEFLGKGTLAISEIFGKTPSRCAVADGCTISIDRRLTDGETWQEALEEVRRLPSVKEAGAVVSLYKYERPSWTGLVYPTDCYFPTWVIPEEHPATQTLATAYKELFGEDPVIDKWTFSTNGVAIMGRHGIPVVGFGPGHEDQAHAPNEKTWKSELVKAAAMYAAIPINYTQNFVK, encoded by the coding sequence ATTGCGATGAGTATTGATTACAAAAAGATTTTAGAGCTGTCTGAAGGCTACAAAGAGGACATGACTCAGTTCCTGCGCGACATGATTGCCATTCCGAGCGAATCTTGTGACGAAGAAAAAGTTGTCAAAAGAATCGCCGAGGAAATGGAAAAAGTTGGTTTCGATAAAGTAGAAATCGACCCCATGGGTAACGTTTTAGGTTACATAGGTCATGGCCCGCACCTGGTAGCATTGGATGCGCATATTGATACTGTTGGCATCGGTGAAATCAAAAACTGGGAATGTGATCCTTATGAAGGCAAGGTTGTCGGCGATGAAATATGGGGCCGAGGCGGTAGCGACCAAGAAGGTGGCATGGCTTCCATGGTTTACGCAGGTAAAATTATTAAGGATTTGGGACTTGAAGATGAATATACTCTTTTGGTAGCAGGTACTGTTCAAGAAGAAGACTGTGATGGCCTATGCTGGCTGTACATGATCGAACAAGGCGGTATCAAACCGGAATTCGTAGTTTCTACGGAACCTACAAGCTGCCGCATTTATCGTGGCCATAGAGGAAGAATGGAAATTAAGGTAGAAGTTACTGGTATTTCTTGTCATGGCTCTGCGCCGGAACGTGGCGACAATGCAATTTACAAGATGGCACCGATTATTAATGAGCTGAGAGCTCTAAACGAAAACTTACATTACGATGAATTTTTGGGTAAAGGAACCTTGGCTATATCTGAAATTTTCGGAAAAACACCTTCTCGTTGTGCAGTAGCCGATGGTTGTACTATCTCTATCGATAGAAGACTTACGGATGGCGAAACATGGCAAGAAGCATTAGAAGAAGTAAGAAGACTGCCGAGCGTGAAAGAGGCAGGAGCAGTAGTTAGTCTTTACAAGTATGAAAGACCTTCTTGGACTGGCTTAGTTTATCCTACGGATTGTTACTTCCCAACATGGGTAATTCCAGAAGAACATCCTGCAACGCAGACGTTGGCAACAGCGTATAAAGAACTCTTTGGTGAAGATCCAGTCATCGACAAGTGGACTTTCTCAACCAATGGCGTAGCCATTATGGGAAGACATGGTATTCCGGTAGTCGGATTTGGACCTGGCCATGAGGACCAAGCGCATGCTCCTAACGAAAAAACTTGGAAGAGCGAGTTGGTGAAAGCTGCAGCTATGTATGCAGCGATTCCCATCAACTACACCCAGAACTTTGTTAAATAA
- a CDS encoding GntR family transcriptional regulator, with product MMKLRKAKPLYIQVRDLLVQNIMSMEPGNNRLPSEEELTKQLGVSRSTVREAMHDLILQGVVSKRHGKGNYAHPAVLKVPYRIDYDPDFRSLLNDPDKTLSIKASPYSTAPASEKMVKRLPSAAGEEVYRWDWEYYLDDTLFVIATEEIPKKYFLREPQDSDEFSVKEFVANYCDKDLAYFISWINASERPQVAARFGVSQTIIQDWEEVYHDIEDHAICYCEVYFNPECLEVALLTSL from the coding sequence ATGATGAAACTACGAAAAGCCAAACCACTCTATATTCAGGTTAGAGATCTTTTGGTACAAAATATTATGAGCATGGAACCAGGTAATAATCGTTTACCTTCCGAGGAGGAATTAACAAAACAATTGGGTGTTAGTCGCTCTACTGTGCGTGAGGCGATGCACGATTTGATCCTCCAGGGCGTAGTAAGCAAGAGACACGGAAAAGGGAATTATGCCCATCCGGCAGTACTCAAGGTACCTTACCGCATCGACTACGATCCGGATTTTAGATCCTTGCTAAACGATCCAGATAAAACGCTTAGCATTAAAGCAAGCCCCTACAGTACTGCTCCTGCTTCAGAAAAGATGGTGAAGAGGTTGCCTTCTGCGGCTGGTGAAGAGGTCTATCGCTGGGACTGGGAATACTATCTGGATGACACGCTCTTTGTAATTGCGACAGAAGAGATTCCCAAAAAGTATTTTTTGCGTGAACCGCAAGATAGCGACGAATTCTCCGTCAAAGAATTTGTAGCCAACTACTGTGACAAGGATTTGGCCTATTTTATATCTTGGATTAATGCTAGTGAACGGCCTCAAGTGGCCGCACGCTTTGGGGTTAGCCAGACAATCATACAGGATTGGGAGGAAGTCTACCACGATATTGAAGACCACGCAATCTGCTATTGTGAAGTTTATTTTAATCCGGAATGCCTAGAGGTTGCCCTGTTGACCTCCCTGTAG
- a CDS encoding FAD-binding oxidoreductase — protein MNKFEAIVVGGGYPGCSIAYHLSKAGVKTLLLEKKEISSGASGGNFGCIQVQDASLGLSLDLTMRSFPRVMNYEQELQTDLELTSVGSLIAAVNEAEMQELDTLYRGKIEGGLDIHMYGPKQLKKAEPNMNVDKFLGATYFKQGRLNPFKLMYAFLRKGREYGLSVQEQTRVKELYMEGGKVKGVTLTSGKTIFAQQVIIAAGAWTKELCKTAGLLVPIEYVRAEGFVSEKLKPFLNNYYSSASFFTEAHDVDGVGMSLCMGQTQSGNLLIGETSKPGNVLPDDASRRSSYEHFIKTKEALSEYFPALKDMNLLRAWSTVSPYTDTMEPVLGQVGPEGLLVAAGFKSCVIMTAVVGDIMTDLVTKGDTFCDLSGFNAQVRPL, from the coding sequence ATGAATAAATTTGAAGCAATTGTAGTAGGAGGTGGCTATCCCGGTTGCTCCATCGCCTACCATTTATCCAAAGCTGGAGTCAAGACTTTATTGCTAGAAAAAAAAGAGATTTCCAGTGGCGCGTCCGGCGGGAATTTCGGATGTATTCAGGTGCAGGATGCCAGTTTGGGACTTAGTCTAGATCTGACCATGAGGAGCTTCCCGAGAGTCATGAACTATGAACAGGAATTGCAAACCGACTTAGAACTTACCTCGGTTGGTTCCTTAATTGCGGCTGTCAATGAAGCGGAGATGCAAGAACTGGACACCTTATATCGTGGAAAGATTGAGGGCGGACTAGATATTCATATGTATGGCCCGAAGCAGCTGAAAAAGGCTGAGCCTAATATGAATGTGGACAAGTTTTTGGGAGCCACGTATTTTAAACAAGGACGTTTGAATCCATTTAAACTAATGTATGCCTTTTTGCGAAAAGGTAGAGAGTATGGCCTTAGCGTACAAGAGCAGACCAGAGTAAAAGAACTCTATATGGAAGGCGGTAAGGTGAAGGGTGTGACCCTTACCAGTGGGAAGACCATTTTTGCACAACAGGTCATCATAGCAGCGGGTGCTTGGACCAAGGAACTCTGTAAGACGGCAGGACTACTGGTACCAATTGAATACGTAAGAGCAGAAGGTTTTGTAAGTGAAAAGCTCAAGCCCTTTTTGAATAATTACTATTCATCTGCTTCCTTTTTTACGGAAGCACATGACGTGGATGGTGTGGGAATGAGCTTGTGCATGGGACAGACTCAGTCTGGGAACCTATTGATTGGTGAGACGAGTAAGCCTGGCAACGTACTTCCAGATGACGCATCAAGACGTAGCTCGTATGAGCATTTTATAAAAACCAAGGAGGCGCTCAGCGAATATTTCCCTGCCTTGAAGGATATGAATCTACTACGGGCTTGGTCTACGGTATCTCCCTATACGGATACCATGGAGCCAGTATTGGGACAAGTAGGCCCGGAAGGGCTACTGGTAGCAGCAGGCTTTAAGAGTTGCGTTATCATGACAGCTGTAGTCGGTGACATCATGACTGATTTGGTTACCAAAGGCGATACCTTCTGCGACCTATCTGGTTTCAATGCCCAAGTTAGGCCGCTTTAA
- a CDS encoding GntR family transcriptional regulator — MIVNRQPLYMQIVNELESRVENGLYEDGARLASEPDLAEEFGVSRGTLREALGILEKDGYLIREHGKGSFIRTKNKVFAGIERLEALTETIRNAGYEAEDEVLEIREEELSKSECKMLDLEPKTRGFVVESLRKANGVPVIYCYDVIPAYVVNDSLKKMQQRAEFECMTEFLKNATEYTPSEYDSTLTAVLAEAPLTDLLQVKENAPLIKMSGVILAYNGRPINYGVQYFNGDAYQFRLVRK, encoded by the coding sequence ATGATTGTAAACAGACAACCCCTATACATGCAGATTGTGAATGAGTTGGAGAGCCGGGTCGAGAATGGTCTATATGAAGATGGGGCAAGATTGGCATCAGAACCAGACTTGGCGGAAGAGTTTGGTGTAAGTAGAGGTACACTGCGTGAAGCATTGGGCATCTTAGAAAAAGACGGATATTTAATTAGAGAACACGGAAAAGGTTCTTTCATACGCACAAAGAATAAGGTATTTGCTGGAATTGAGCGCTTAGAAGCACTGACTGAGACCATCCGCAATGCTGGCTATGAAGCAGAAGACGAGGTTCTAGAAATTCGTGAAGAAGAATTATCCAAGTCAGAATGCAAGATGCTAGATCTTGAACCTAAGACCAGAGGCTTTGTGGTTGAAAGTCTGAGAAAAGCGAACGGTGTTCCGGTGATTTATTGCTACGATGTAATACCTGCTTATGTGGTCAATGACAGTCTGAAAAAAATGCAGCAGCGAGCTGAATTCGAATGTATGACAGAGTTTTTAAAAAATGCTACTGAATATACACCATCCGAATATGATAGTACATTGACGGCTGTACTAGCAGAAGCACCATTGACAGATCTTCTCCAAGTGAAGGAGAACGCTCCGCTAATTAAAATGAGTGGAGTAATTTTGGCCTACAATGGCAGACCCATAAACTATGGAGTTCAGTATTTTAATGGGGATGCCTACCAATTCCGATTGGTTAGGAAATAG
- a CDS encoding ornithine carbamoyltransferase, translating to MKTLFRGKHFITLQEWSKEEIDTLMEVAFDLKKKFAMRELTPLLPMETVFLMFFEASTRTRNSMEAGATQLGAHAHFLDTSTMQISHGEVAKDTAKILGSYGHAIACRNCFWGIGNQYIREMAAHSPVPILNLQCDLYHPMQGAADLMTMIEKLGDLKGKKVSIIWAYATSHKKPISVPLTQALLFPRYGMEVTLAYPEGYPLPDWAIEQAKQNALENGGTFRITHDIDEAFRDADVVIPKNWGSWVADQSEAVVDDRLESNKDWKCTQARMDMTKDTCIYMHALPADRNNEVEDSVIDGPKSVIYDEAENRLHTAKAVMALTMGGR from the coding sequence ATGAAAACGTTATTCAGAGGAAAGCACTTTATTACCTTGCAAGAGTGGTCCAAAGAAGAAATTGATACCTTGATGGAAGTCGCGTTCGATTTGAAGAAAAAATTTGCGATGCGCGAGTTGACACCCCTCCTTCCCATGGAGACGGTATTTCTGATGTTTTTTGAAGCTTCTACCAGAACAAGAAACTCTATGGAAGCCGGCGCTACCCAGTTGGGCGCACACGCACATTTCCTAGATACCAGCACCATGCAGATTTCTCACGGTGAAGTAGCCAAAGATACGGCAAAGATACTAGGTAGCTACGGTCATGCCATTGCTTGTAGAAACTGTTTCTGGGGAATCGGAAATCAATATATCCGTGAAATGGCTGCTCACTCTCCAGTGCCTATTTTAAACTTGCAGTGTGACTTATATCACCCCATGCAAGGCGCAGCTGATTTAATGACCATGATCGAGAAACTAGGCGATCTCAAAGGCAAAAAAGTCTCCATCATTTGGGCCTATGCGACTAGCCACAAGAAACCTATTTCGGTACCACTTACGCAGGCACTTTTATTCCCGCGGTATGGTATGGAAGTTACGCTAGCATATCCTGAGGGATATCCACTTCCCGACTGGGCCATTGAGCAAGCAAAACAGAATGCTCTTGAAAACGGTGGAACCTTCCGCATCACCCATGATATTGACGAAGCTTTTCGCGATGCAGATGTAGTTATTCCTAAAAACTGGGGTAGCTGGGTTGCCGACCAAAGTGAAGCAGTTGTCGATGATCGTTTGGAGTCAAATAAAGACTGGAAGTGTACTCAAGCAAGAATGGACATGACCAAAGATACATGTATATATATGCATGCCTTGCCGGCTGACCGGAATAATGAAGTAGAAGATTCCGTAATTGACGGACCAAAATCTGTAATCTACGATGAGGCAGAGAATAGATTGCATACCGCAAAAGCTGTCATGGCTTTAACGATGGGCGGCAGATAA